In the genome of Mycolicibacterium aromaticivorans JS19b1 = JCM 16368, one region contains:
- a CDS encoding IS3 family transposase: MFLLCSSDFGRSLEESRDDLQSLGYDTPVPLIRSDSYTTLLDATVVERVMREMGWRGACKRRRVRTTVADPAATRAPDRVRRCFVAGAPDRLWVADFTYCRTRAGWAYTAFVTDVYARKIVGWKVATEMTQKLVTDAINHAIDTRKRSGATTLADLVHHSDAGSQYTAVAFTEHLALEGILPSIGTVGDSFDNALAESVNSSYKTELIDHQPLYPGATELSLATAEWVAFYNRQRPNGYCQDLTPDRAEALYYHRLQHPQTEEALK; the protein is encoded by the coding sequence GTGTTCCTTCTTTGCTCGAGTGACTTTGGACGGTCCCTCGAAGAATCACGCGATGACCTTCAATCACTCGGCTACGACACGCCGGTACCGCTAATCAGGTCCGACTCGTACACCACTCTGCTGGACGCAACCGTGGTGGAGCGGGTCATGCGGGAAATGGGTTGGCGTGGTGCATGCAAGCGGCGGCGGGTGCGCACCACAGTCGCTGACCCGGCAGCGACTCGGGCTCCGGATCGGGTCCGGCGGTGTTTCGTCGCCGGTGCACCAGACCGGTTGTGGGTCGCCGATTTCACGTATTGCCGCACCCGTGCCGGCTGGGCCTATACGGCGTTCGTCACTGATGTTTATGCCCGCAAGATCGTGGGCTGGAAAGTGGCCACCGAGATGACTCAGAAGCTGGTCACCGATGCGATCAATCACGCTATCGATACCAGGAAGCGTTCCGGTGCAACGACTTTGGCTGATCTTGTTCATCATTCGGATGCGGGTTCGCAATATACCGCGGTGGCGTTCACCGAGCACCTGGCCCTCGAAGGCATACTGCCGTCAATCGGCACCGTCGGGGATAGTTTCGATAATGCTCTGGCCGAATCGGTGAACAGCAGCTACAAGACTGAACTCATCGACCATCAACCGCTCTATCCCGGCGCTACCGAACTGTCCCTGGCAACGGCCGAATGGGTCGCTTTCTACAACCGTCAGCGACCCAATGGCTATTGCCAGGACCTGACACCGGACCGGGCCGAAGCGCTCTACTACCATCGCCTCCAGCACCCTCAAACCGAGGAGGCACTCAAGTAA
- a CDS encoding IS256 family transposase, whose amino-acid sequence MTTVHDIDLQQVLTERLTAAHPDVLRELLSMFIHTLMGAEADALCGAGYGERSGERTNHRNGYRHRDFDTRAGTLDIAIPKLRQGSYFPDWLLERRKRAERALTTVVATCYLLGVSTRRMDKLVGTLGISGLSKSQVSVMAKELDTAVEAFRTRPLDAGPYTFVAADALVLKVREGGRVVNVHALIATGVNAEGYREILGIDVTTAEDGAGWLAFWRSLTARGLSGVKLVTSDAHAGLVAAIGATVPGAAWQRCRTHYATNLMAITPKSSWPWVRTLLHSVYDQPDADSVAAQYDRIIDALADKLPKVAEHLENARADLLAFTAFPKQIWRQIWSNNPQERLNKEIRRRTDVVGIFPDRGALIRLVGAVLAEQHDEWAESRRYLGLDVLSKSQAVQNSPTEQEATTEALTA is encoded by the coding sequence ATGACCACTGTCCACGATATCGACCTGCAGCAGGTCCTGACCGAGCGACTCACCGCCGCTCATCCCGACGTGCTGCGCGAGCTGCTGTCGATGTTCATCCACACCCTGATGGGTGCCGAGGCCGACGCACTGTGCGGCGCCGGCTACGGCGAGCGCAGCGGGGAGCGAACCAACCACCGCAACGGCTACCGCCACCGTGACTTCGACACGCGGGCAGGCACATTGGACATCGCCATCCCGAAACTGCGGCAGGGCTCCTACTTCCCCGATTGGCTGCTGGAACGACGCAAACGCGCCGAGCGGGCCCTGACCACGGTGGTGGCCACCTGCTACCTGCTGGGCGTCTCGACGCGGCGGATGGACAAACTGGTCGGCACGCTGGGCATCTCCGGGCTGTCGAAATCGCAGGTCTCGGTGATGGCCAAGGAACTCGACACCGCCGTGGAGGCGTTCCGCACGCGGCCACTCGATGCCGGGCCGTACACGTTCGTCGCGGCCGATGCCCTGGTCCTCAAGGTCCGCGAGGGCGGTCGCGTGGTCAACGTGCATGCGCTGATCGCGACCGGTGTGAACGCCGAGGGTTACCGCGAGATCCTCGGCATCGACGTCACCACGGCCGAGGACGGGGCGGGCTGGTTGGCGTTCTGGCGATCGCTGACCGCCCGCGGCCTATCCGGGGTCAAACTGGTCACCTCCGACGCGCACGCGGGGCTGGTGGCCGCGATCGGCGCCACCGTGCCTGGCGCGGCCTGGCAGCGCTGCCGTACGCACTACGCCACCAACCTGATGGCCATCACCCCGAAGTCGTCGTGGCCGTGGGTGCGCACGCTACTGCATTCGGTGTATGACCAGCCGGACGCTGATTCCGTTGCTGCGCAATATGATCGGATCATCGACGCGCTCGCCGACAAGCTCCCCAAGGTCGCCGAGCACTTGGAGAATGCTCGCGCGGACCTGCTGGCGTTCACCGCGTTCCCCAAGCAGATCTGGCGCCAAATCTGGTCCAACAACCCCCAGGAACGGCTGAACAAGGAGATCCGCCGTCGCACCGACGTCGTCGGCATCTTCCCCGACCGGGGCGCCCTGATCCGCCTCGTCGGTGCCGTCCTGGCCGAACAGCACGACGAATGGGCCGAATCCCGGCGCTACCTCGGCCTGGACGTCCTCAGCAAATCACAAGCCGTCCAGAACTCACCGACAGAACAGGAGGCCACCACAGAGGCGCTCACCGCCTGA
- a CDS encoding PE family protein produces MFVTTEPLEMGSTAGTLTALNSAFTSGNAAAAAPTTAVAPGQANETALLLSAAFGTHGSLYQAMAGMASAWHAMFAGALGTSGASYAATEAFNAVAAM; encoded by the coding sequence ATGTTCGTCACCACTGAACCGTTAGAAATGGGTAGTACGGCCGGCACGTTGACGGCCCTGAACTCGGCCTTTACCAGTGGGAACGCTGCGGCCGCCGCGCCCACGACGGCCGTGGCGCCTGGGCAGGCCAATGAGACGGCACTGCTGCTGTCGGCCGCGTTCGGCACCCACGGCTCGCTGTATCAGGCGATGGCGGGTATGGCCTCAGCCTGGCATGCGATGTTTGCCGGAGCGTTGGGTACATCCGGCGCCAGCTACGCAGCCACCGAGGCGTTCAACGCCGTGGCGGCGATGTAA
- a CDS encoding WXG100 family type VII secretion target, with protein sequence MSNFMTDPAAMRDYSGRFANHASNITSDAQKAYASSTGIAGAGWDGDANTTSLGTVEEMMRAFRNIENQMHFVSDNLRTSADTYEQQEHANAAALKS encoded by the coding sequence ATGTCCAATTTCATGACCGACCCGGCCGCGATGCGCGACTATTCCGGCCGTTTCGCTAATCACGCCTCCAACATCACCTCCGACGCCCAGAAGGCCTACGCCTCGTCCACGGGCATCGCGGGCGCCGGCTGGGACGGTGACGCCAACACGACGTCGCTGGGCACCGTGGAGGAGATGATGCGCGCGTTCCGCAACATCGAGAACCAGATGCACTTCGTCAGCGACAATCTGCGCACCTCGGCTGACACTTACGAGCAGCAGGAACACGCCAACGCCGCCGCGCTGAAGTCCTGA
- a CDS encoding ESX secretion-associated protein EspG: protein MLQAMLDIATVAPELSTVPYGAPRESTWISGDPRIEQLQEAGVVGHDGHVIPAVAARMRALAAPDVEVAILIARGALSWKGRIDVTDPGTWRRDIPENQLQIVLARRDGRWVSAARAGDDITIDDVDFDGNSAVWLRDIIVDQLNALHPVEPSRIEPMNLPYEDTLSAAAARAAATEDPQRDLPLRSLGVPPAALAELGALLDEPVVEAVVYARAHTDARRDTSVTALNIRDTDSGRVALYQMLAPRGSTQDWMVIAPGSPSQILQGIRTVLSSVNVRDWENHQRFA from the coding sequence ATGCTGCAAGCCATGCTCGATATCGCCACGGTGGCACCGGAACTCAGCACGGTGCCGTATGGGGCGCCACGGGAGAGCACGTGGATCTCCGGAGACCCGCGCATCGAACAACTTCAAGAGGCGGGCGTGGTAGGCCACGACGGACACGTGATTCCCGCCGTGGCCGCGCGCATGCGGGCACTGGCAGCCCCCGATGTCGAGGTGGCCATTCTCATTGCGCGGGGCGCACTTTCGTGGAAGGGACGCATTGACGTCACCGATCCGGGGACGTGGCGGCGCGACATTCCGGAGAACCAGCTGCAGATCGTGCTCGCCCGCCGCGACGGCCGGTGGGTCTCGGCAGCTCGCGCCGGTGACGACATCACCATCGACGATGTCGACTTCGACGGTAACTCGGCGGTCTGGCTTCGCGACATCATTGTCGATCAGCTCAACGCGCTGCATCCGGTCGAGCCCTCGCGCATCGAGCCGATGAACCTTCCCTACGAGGACACTCTCAGTGCAGCCGCCGCGCGGGCGGCCGCAACGGAAGACCCGCAGCGCGACCTTCCGCTGCGCTCACTCGGTGTTCCGCCGGCGGCGCTGGCCGAGCTCGGGGCGCTACTGGATGAGCCGGTCGTCGAGGCAGTCGTATACGCGCGTGCCCACACCGATGCCCGCCGGGACACCAGCGTCACAGCGCTCAACATCCGCGACACCGACAGCGGACGGGTCGCGCTGTACCAGATGCTGGCGCCGCGCGGCTCCACTCAGGACTGGATGGTGATAGCGCCCGGGTCGCCCAGCCAAATCCTGCAAGGCATTCGAACCGTGCTGAGCAGCGTGAATGTCCGCGACTGGGAAAACCATCAACGATTCGCGTAA
- a CDS encoding WXG100 family type VII secretion target: protein MPISYHYSDVEGHGKLLQAQAGSLEAEHQAILNDLNACADFWGGTGSTGFQEFVNELNRNFRVIFEQLHEHGGKVGTVAGNTAHTDSGVGNTWSL, encoded by the coding sequence ATGCCCATCTCTTATCACTACTCAGACGTCGAAGGCCACGGCAAACTGCTGCAGGCCCAGGCGGGCTCACTGGAAGCCGAGCACCAGGCGATCCTCAACGACCTCAACGCTTGCGCCGACTTCTGGGGCGGCACCGGTAGCACCGGCTTCCAGGAGTTCGTCAACGAGCTCAACCGCAACTTCCGGGTGATCTTCGAGCAGCTCCATGAGCACGGCGGCAAGGTCGGGACCGTCGCGGGCAACACCGCCCACACCGACAGCGGTGTCGGCAACACCTGGTCGCTCTGA
- a CDS encoding MinD/ParA family ATP-binding protein translates to MSMDPEFAARYLNEQDPDESPPVRGLDREADIGAEPQVPEVPSLPEPEAPPYQAMPDNWAETTQVVASPLVPPPPAPRPDEQRRPGAPSRPAEGAGEYREPAPRHRDTTGDYTGDRRHQAPATPPRGFADAGSADAGQALSGPFVDYSRGPAAAHRPPSQPFPARPSQAPLAANNGVARESAPLWDASGSSFADASNAPALRAEDVVSARKLPPEMGWRKAVYLGSAKTINLGAGPAEQQLREQIDLIKTNIPGNYLIGVVSIRGGVGKTRTTAGVGTAYAIHRKNEPVLAIDANPTYGALGRLIDPTATASIREFLADNNLHSYPMARHYTGKNKPGLEVLGANQNVANPFDLSPEAFGAVLRRVRRFYQLALVDCGPEIEHPVMQTVLSQVDSLIIVGTMNFDGAAAAETTIKWLAARSEYQALLRRSALVLNDVYNCADKDFMAKVRETIGQRVGGVTSIPWDKHLRDSPQLDWDALRRDTQYAYLGVAAWMAQGFRSGRTALR, encoded by the coding sequence ATGAGCATGGACCCGGAATTCGCCGCGCGGTACCTGAACGAGCAGGACCCCGACGAAAGCCCGCCTGTTCGGGGTCTGGACCGGGAGGCCGACATCGGCGCTGAACCGCAGGTCCCCGAGGTGCCGTCGTTACCTGAACCCGAAGCCCCGCCCTATCAGGCGATGCCGGACAACTGGGCAGAAACCACACAAGTTGTGGCCTCGCCCTTGGTGCCACCGCCCCCCGCGCCGCGACCCGACGAGCAGCGCCGCCCGGGTGCACCTTCGCGCCCGGCCGAGGGCGCAGGGGAGTACCGCGAGCCCGCTCCGCGTCACCGCGACACCACCGGCGACTACACCGGTGACCGGCGGCACCAGGCGCCTGCGACGCCGCCCCGCGGTTTCGCCGACGCGGGCTCCGCCGATGCCGGGCAGGCCCTCTCGGGGCCGTTCGTCGATTACTCCCGCGGCCCGGCCGCGGCGCACCGCCCACCGTCACAGCCCTTTCCCGCCCGGCCTTCGCAGGCACCGTTAGCGGCCAACAATGGCGTAGCGCGCGAGTCAGCGCCGCTGTGGGATGCCAGCGGCTCCAGCTTCGCCGACGCATCCAACGCTCCGGCGCTGCGGGCCGAGGACGTCGTGTCCGCGCGGAAGTTGCCGCCCGAAATGGGGTGGCGCAAGGCTGTGTACCTCGGGTCGGCCAAGACGATCAATCTCGGTGCTGGGCCGGCCGAGCAGCAGCTGCGCGAGCAGATCGACCTCATCAAAACCAACATTCCGGGCAACTACCTGATCGGCGTGGTGTCTATCCGCGGGGGAGTGGGCAAGACCCGCACCACCGCTGGGGTGGGAACTGCCTACGCCATCCACCGCAAGAATGAACCCGTGCTGGCGATCGACGCCAACCCCACATACGGCGCGCTGGGCCGCCTCATCGATCCGACGGCCACCGCCTCAATTCGAGAGTTCCTGGCGGACAACAACCTTCACAGCTACCCGATGGCCCGGCACTACACCGGCAAAAACAAGCCCGGCCTGGAGGTCCTGGGGGCCAACCAGAACGTAGCCAATCCGTTTGACCTCTCACCGGAGGCCTTCGGGGCAGTGCTGCGCCGGGTACGCCGCTTCTATCAACTGGCGCTGGTCGACTGCGGCCCGGAGATCGAGCACCCCGTCATGCAGACGGTGCTATCCCAGGTCGATTCGCTGATCATCGTGGGCACCATGAATTTCGACGGCGCGGCCGCAGCGGAAACCACCATCAAATGGCTGGCCGCCCGTAGCGAGTACCAGGCCCTGCTGCGCCGCTCGGCGCTCGTCCTCAACGACGTGTACAACTGCGCCGACAAGGATTTCATGGCCAAGGTGCGCGAAACGATCGGCCAGCGCGTCGGCGGCGTCACCTCGATCCCGTGGGACAAGCACCTGCGCGATAGCCCCCAGCTGGACTGGGATGCGCTGCGCCGCGACACCCAGTACGCCTACCTGGGTGTGGCCGCGTGGATGGCGCAAGGCTTCCGTAGCGGACGGACGGCACTGCGGTGA
- a CDS encoding PPE family protein, whose protein sequence is MVEYGALPPEINSARAYAGPQSAPLTAAAGAWQSLAANLASNAAALNSAIMALLAGGWQGPSSTMMAAGGAENVRWLFQAATQAQETALAAAQAALAIGAAHAGSVPPPVIETNRNLLQTLIATNFMGVNAGPIAACVAAYDEMWSQDASTMYGFSADAAGITGSLVPFMAPAPTVNPGGFASQAAAVAQAGGTAAGQAGQNAASAGQSTASMGGGDASSIMAMAPQFMSAVPQALQGLASPLMGGGGNPLQSLGGFQSLLSPFMSMMNPSMGGMGGTGALTSAASTLGPAGGLGGGGFGGGGMGALSAGLGGARSMGGLSVPATWAASAQSGGAGAAPISATGAASGAAAPSAASGGVGAGGAAPMAAMQGKDNSSGNGPSYGAPVRVLPTPR, encoded by the coding sequence ATGGTTGAGTACGGAGCGCTGCCGCCGGAGATCAACTCCGCGCGTGCCTACGCCGGACCCCAGTCAGCGCCGCTGACCGCGGCGGCAGGTGCATGGCAGTCGTTGGCAGCCAACCTGGCCAGTAACGCCGCCGCGTTGAATTCGGCCATCATGGCGCTGCTCGCTGGCGGCTGGCAGGGCCCGTCCTCGACAATGATGGCCGCCGGCGGTGCGGAGAATGTTCGCTGGCTCTTTCAGGCAGCGACCCAAGCCCAGGAAACCGCACTCGCGGCCGCGCAAGCCGCTCTGGCGATCGGGGCCGCGCATGCGGGCTCGGTGCCCCCGCCGGTGATCGAGACCAACCGGAATCTGCTCCAAACCCTCATCGCCACCAACTTCATGGGCGTCAACGCTGGCCCCATTGCCGCCTGTGTCGCCGCGTACGACGAGATGTGGAGCCAGGACGCGTCGACGATGTACGGGTTCAGTGCCGACGCTGCCGGCATCACCGGATCGCTCGTCCCGTTCATGGCTCCCGCGCCCACGGTCAATCCTGGCGGCTTCGCCAGCCAGGCCGCCGCTGTCGCGCAGGCGGGCGGGACGGCGGCCGGGCAGGCGGGCCAGAATGCGGCATCGGCGGGGCAGTCGACGGCCAGCATGGGCGGCGGGGACGCCAGCTCCATCATGGCGATGGCACCCCAGTTCATGAGCGCTGTTCCGCAGGCGTTGCAGGGCCTGGCGTCGCCATTGATGGGCGGCGGGGGCAACCCGCTGCAGAGCTTGGGCGGCTTCCAGTCGCTGCTGTCTCCGTTCATGAGCATGATGAATCCTTCGATGGGCGGTATGGGTGGCACCGGTGCGCTGACCTCGGCGGCTTCCACTCTGGGGCCTGCTGGCGGGCTCGGTGGCGGCGGCTTTGGTGGCGGCGGGATGGGAGCCCTCTCGGCCGGGTTGGGCGGCGCCCGCAGCATGGGTGGATTGTCGGTGCCGGCGACGTGGGCGGCGAGCGCTCAATCGGGCGGCGCGGGTGCCGCACCGATCTCGGCGACCGGCGCAGCCAGTGGCGCTGCCGCACCGTCTGCCGCGAGCGGAGGCGTGGGAGCAGGGGGAGCGGCGCCCATGGCGGCTATGCAGGGCAAAGACAACTCTTCGGGCAATGGCCCGTCCTATGGCGCGCCCGTGCGCGTCCTTCCCACACCGCGCTGA
- the eccD gene encoding type VII secretion integral membrane protein EccD — MTSVRDAPVAAGAGEESEQLRQVLVAVMINDISIGVRLDAAAAIGIQTPALVDVLNSRLSEIGKPRLSVRPNDAVPGRGRWALCWVDGTPLKPKRSLSEQGVLDGATLWLRFIDDAETRIPVIEHVTSAIPAELRKHWPSVTPPWAARVGVVLVAIAMLLVTALLLRWRYGHDDAIASAAASVCALVLIVAASVTGIRSSRTRRAAGDVRTVEPERAEVLRAELFVADTFLLLTAATTAVAAALAIPGPLGAVHAGVGAAVTLAAAGLIIRFTGRHIALCTAVVVISMAALAAGVARMLLVTSAVTLLGIVLLVSLVCIKLAPGFARMLANLRLPVFPSASGRWIFETRPDLPNAVVVPSGDTPTLEGPESVRNVIISVDRAHSLLTGLLAGFSGLMVISATALCDPRTDQRWLPVVVAATSAGAILLHARSYTDRRQSTLLAVASVAIGLAVPLRYAVGLWSPAALLIGCATMLVLTAAGLALASIVPTHVYSPMFKQIVEWVGYLLLIAPFPLTFWLMGVFTAIRYRS, encoded by the coding sequence GTGACCTCGGTTCGTGATGCCCCGGTAGCCGCTGGAGCGGGGGAAGAATCCGAGCAGCTGCGCCAGGTGCTGGTCGCGGTCATGATCAACGACATATCGATCGGCGTGCGCCTCGACGCCGCCGCCGCGATCGGTATTCAGACACCAGCTCTGGTCGACGTGCTCAACAGCCGCCTGAGCGAGATCGGCAAGCCCCGACTGTCGGTCCGCCCGAACGATGCGGTGCCGGGACGCGGACGGTGGGCGCTGTGCTGGGTCGACGGGACACCGTTGAAGCCCAAGCGCTCGCTCAGTGAACAGGGCGTCCTCGACGGTGCCACCCTGTGGCTGCGTTTCATCGACGACGCCGAAACGCGGATTCCGGTGATCGAGCACGTCACCAGCGCCATCCCCGCCGAACTGCGCAAGCACTGGCCGTCAGTAACACCGCCGTGGGCAGCCCGGGTGGGCGTGGTCCTGGTCGCCATCGCCATGTTGCTGGTCACCGCGCTGCTGCTGCGCTGGCGCTACGGCCACGACGACGCGATCGCCAGCGCAGCCGCCAGCGTCTGCGCTCTGGTGCTGATCGTCGCTGCCTCCGTCACCGGCATCCGCTCCTCACGCACTCGGCGGGCGGCCGGCGATGTTCGCACCGTCGAGCCTGAACGAGCAGAGGTTCTGCGCGCCGAACTGTTTGTCGCTGACACTTTCCTGCTGCTGACGGCCGCCACGACCGCGGTCGCGGCCGCGCTGGCCATTCCTGGTCCGCTCGGTGCCGTCCATGCGGGAGTGGGTGCCGCGGTCACCCTGGCCGCAGCGGGGCTGATCATTCGATTCACCGGCCGCCATATCGCCCTGTGCACCGCGGTGGTCGTCATCAGCATGGCCGCCTTGGCCGCCGGGGTGGCGCGGATGCTGCTGGTCACCTCAGCGGTGACTCTGCTGGGCATTGTGCTGCTGGTGTCCCTGGTGTGCATCAAGCTGGCGCCGGGCTTTGCGCGCATGCTGGCCAACCTCCGGCTGCCGGTCTTCCCGTCTGCTAGCGGGCGATGGATCTTCGAGACTCGCCCTGATCTGCCCAATGCCGTGGTGGTGCCCAGCGGCGACACCCCCACGCTCGAAGGCCCCGAGTCGGTCCGCAACGTGATCATCTCCGTTGACCGAGCCCACAGCCTTCTGACCGGCCTGCTGGCCGGCTTCTCGGGCCTGATGGTGATCAGCGCGACCGCACTGTGCGATCCGCGCACCGACCAACGATGGCTGCCCGTGGTGGTCGCTGCGACCAGCGCGGGGGCGATCCTGCTGCACGCCCGCTCCTACACCGACAGGCGTCAATCGACCCTGCTGGCTGTCGCGTCGGTCGCCATCGGGCTGGCCGTGCCCCTGCGCTACGCAGTCGGGCTGTGGTCACCGGCGGCCCTGCTGATCGGGTGCGCCACCATGCTGGTGCTCACCGCCGCCGGCCTAGCGCTGGCGTCGATCGTCCCGACGCACGTCTACAGCCCGATGTTCAAACAGATCGTGGAATGGGTGGGCTACCTGCTGCTCATCGCCCCCTTCCCTCTGACGTTCTGGCTGATGGGCGTGTTCACGGCAATCCGGTACCGCTCATGA